The Stratiformator vulcanicus genome has a segment encoding these proteins:
- a CDS encoding DUF1549 domain-containing protein, with translation MRRHSHRIALLALVALTAAPVTVATAAEPAKLFVFPESVDLTTGADRQPLVVQVEYADGVTRDVTAEAKFELPSDACASLEDTTLHPSRNGESTLKVRYKKLTREIPIKASRVESHPDLSFRLDVMPVFMKSGCNMGSCHGAARGKDGFRLSLFGFDPEGDYYRLTRELAGRRINVASPERSMLLEKSVGAVSHTGGQRFDEQSEYYETLRRWVASGAVNDTGEVATCTEVEVFPPGGVLAGKGAAQKLIVRATYSDGTDRDVTNLAYFMTNNETSAAVSQSGQVTAGERGEAFVTARFGTHTVGVPFIVVPEDQSFEWPGIEPSNYIDELVHAKLKNLRMTPSEVCTDEEFLRRVHLDIIGRLPAPEEYERFLANKNPDKRAKLIDELIEQKEFVELWVMKWAELLQVRTVRNRVDPKGMLLYHAWLKERIAGNVPIDQMVREMLSANGGTFENPPTNYYQAEQDSLKVAENVAQVFMGMRIQCAQCHNHPFDRWTMDDYYGFSAFFSQIGRKRSDDPRQQIIYNRGGGDVKHPVTKKNVAPQFLGGAVADVKGKDRRKVLADWLASPDNPYFAKNLANIVWAHFLGRGIIDPVDDVRVTNPAVNQPLLDELGERFTKTGYDFKELVRDICNSRTYQLSTRSNDSNASDLSNFSHAHVRRMRAEVLLDSVTQVTETSDKFSGLPAGARAVQIPDGNTSTYFLTTFGRASRETPCSCEVKTEPNLSQALHMLNGNTIDGKIRQSSVVKQALADKVEPKEFLRDITIRCLVREPTDKETERFLAEAEQLEDRRALYEDAFWALLNSREFLFIQ, from the coding sequence ATGCGACGCCATTCCCATCGCATCGCCCTGCTGGCCCTCGTTGCCCTCACGGCTGCCCCTGTCACTGTTGCCACTGCCGCTGAACCTGCAAAGCTCTTCGTGTTTCCGGAAAGCGTCGACCTGACGACCGGGGCCGATCGGCAACCGCTCGTCGTGCAGGTCGAGTACGCCGACGGGGTCACTCGCGATGTCACCGCTGAGGCGAAATTCGAATTGCCTTCGGATGCCTGCGCATCGCTCGAAGACACGACGCTTCACCCGTCGCGCAACGGCGAGTCGACGCTGAAGGTTCGCTACAAAAAGCTGACGCGTGAGATCCCGATTAAGGCCAGTCGCGTTGAGTCGCACCCCGATTTGAGCTTTCGGCTCGACGTGATGCCCGTCTTCATGAAGTCGGGCTGCAATATGGGAAGCTGCCACGGTGCCGCCCGCGGCAAGGATGGCTTCCGCCTGTCGCTGTTCGGCTTCGATCCCGAAGGCGACTACTACCGGTTGACCCGCGAATTGGCCGGTCGTCGGATCAACGTCGCTTCTCCCGAGCGCAGCATGTTGCTCGAGAAGTCAGTCGGTGCGGTCTCCCACACCGGCGGCCAGCGGTTCGATGAGCAAAGTGAATACTACGAAACCCTGCGTCGCTGGGTCGCCTCCGGCGCGGTCAATGACACCGGAGAAGTCGCGACCTGCACCGAGGTTGAAGTCTTTCCGCCCGGGGGAGTCCTCGCCGGCAAAGGTGCCGCGCAAAAGCTGATTGTCCGCGCAACGTACTCCGACGGCACCGATCGCGATGTGACCAACCTCGCGTATTTCATGACCAACAACGAAACGTCAGCCGCAGTATCGCAATCGGGTCAGGTCACTGCGGGTGAACGCGGAGAGGCCTTCGTCACAGCGCGGTTCGGCACACATACGGTCGGTGTGCCGTTCATCGTCGTTCCCGAAGATCAGTCGTTTGAATGGCCCGGTATCGAGCCTTCGAACTACATCGACGAACTCGTCCATGCCAAGCTGAAGAATCTGCGGATGACCCCGTCAGAAGTCTGCACGGATGAGGAGTTTCTCCGCCGCGTGCACCTCGACATCATCGGTCGACTTCCGGCCCCCGAAGAGTACGAACGCTTTCTGGCCAACAAGAACCCGGACAAGCGGGCCAAGTTGATCGACGAATTGATTGAGCAGAAAGAGTTCGTCGAGCTGTGGGTGATGAAATGGGCGGAGCTGCTGCAGGTCCGCACGGTCCGCAACCGCGTCGATCCCAAAGGAATGTTGCTCTACCACGCGTGGCTGAAAGAGCGAATCGCCGGCAACGTGCCGATCGATCAGATGGTTCGCGAGATGCTCTCGGCCAACGGCGGAACCTTCGAGAACCCGCCGACCAATTACTACCAGGCCGAGCAGGACTCCCTCAAAGTTGCCGAGAACGTCGCCCAGGTCTTCATGGGGATGCGGATTCAATGTGCCCAGTGCCACAACCATCCGTTCGATCGCTGGACGATGGACGACTACTACGGCTTCTCGGCCTTCTTCTCGCAGATCGGACGGAAACGGTCGGACGATCCGCGGCAGCAGATCATCTACAACCGCGGCGGGGGCGACGTGAAGCACCCGGTAACGAAGAAGAACGTCGCGCCACAATTCCTCGGCGGAGCCGTCGCCGATGTGAAAGGCAAAGATCGCCGCAAAGTACTCGCCGATTGGCTCGCCTCGCCCGACAACCCCTACTTCGCCAAGAACCTCGCTAACATTGTCTGGGCACATTTTCTGGGCCGCGGAATCATCGATCCGGTCGACGACGTGCGCGTCACCAACCCGGCAGTCAATCAGCCGTTGCTCGACGAGCTCGGTGAGCGGTTTACGAAGACCGGGTACGACTTCAAAGAACTGGTCCGCGACATCTGCAACTCGCGGACGTATCAGCTCAGCACGCGATCGAACGATTCAAACGCGTCCGACCTGAGCAATTTCTCACACGCCCATGTCCGACGGATGCGGGCCGAAGTGCTGCTCGATTCGGTCACTCAGGTTACTGAAACGTCCGACAAGTTCAGCGGTTTGCCCGCCGGTGCCCGCGCTGTGCAGATCCCCGACGGCAACACGTCGACCTACTTTCTGACGACTTTCGGTCGGGCCTCGCGTGAAACACCTTGCTCCTGCGAGGTGAAGACGGAGCCCAACCTGTCGCAAGCGCTGCACATGCTTAACGGGAACACGATCGACGGCAAGATTCGGCAGAGTTCCGTTGTGAAACAGGCTCTCGCCGACAAGGTCGAGCCGAAGGAATTCCTCCGTGACATCACGATCCGCTGCCTCGTGCGGGAACCGACAGACAAAGAGACGGAACGGTTTCTCGCTGAGGCCGAGCAGTTGGAAGACCGACGTGCGCTCTACGAGGACGCCTTTTGGGCCCTTCTCAACTCCCGAGAGTTCTTGTTCATCCAATAA
- a CDS encoding peptidase, with protein sequence MLRQLAVAFAVAFISAPLLQAATPQLSVILPRGIQRGAESELTFRGSRLTDVEEVMLYDEGIEVLSVDPDEKGRVVKVRVRAAEDCKLGEQRVRLRAKTGLSDVATFVVGPYPSVDEKEPNNDFEAPQQIDRNITIHGVANREDVDYFVIDAAEGERISVEVEGVRLGSRNFFDPYVAILDEDRFELVVADDTPLVRQDAVASVIAPKDGRYIIEMRESTYRGRGDSYYRLHVGTFPRPTAVYPPGGPRGGSIDLRFIGDPSGAIERNVTLPSEGDWTELEIADDTGVAPSPHRFRLADEQNILEQEPNDDRKQATPGVLPCAFNGIIEKYGDVDHFKFSAKKGQRFDLQCYARRLRSPLDPVVNVYRLENGQGIKGNDDQRGQLDSGFDFRVPEDGEYVIRVRDHLGRGGKNFVYRIEFVGGEKSISFGFPQYSRYGQERHYMTIPRGGRLANIFNARRSGIGDGVAFNFEGLPEGVTAVELPLSKGSNSTPILFTAAEDAPLGGTLVNVRPKLAESGEEVAGGFSQGATMTRGPGNSSMWNISTDRLAVAVVESLPYSIEVKPPTAPLIRNGRVNLPVTIHREEGFEKDVTLEFRYRPPGVSARSNLKVKKDQSEANYQLSANGKAALGTHQVFVFALADDGGPTMTSSQLFEIQIEDPPVTVNPQQVAAEQGSELLVPLKAVWAEGASDSVLVRLKGLPHRVTADELTLTPGITEAAFTLQIDAESPTGVHKGLFCEVEQTFGEETVQYRGGGTHLRIDKPRKPKPEKKPKAESPPKEEAAPKKEPPKKPLSRLELLRQQAEENRTQD encoded by the coding sequence ATGCTGCGACAACTCGCCGTCGCCTTTGCCGTTGCGTTCATTTCGGCTCCTCTGTTGCAGGCCGCGACGCCGCAACTCAGCGTGATCCTGCCACGGGGCATTCAACGTGGGGCGGAAAGCGAACTGACCTTTCGCGGCAGCCGACTCACCGACGTCGAAGAGGTCATGCTCTACGACGAAGGCATCGAGGTCCTGAGCGTCGATCCGGACGAAAAGGGCCGCGTTGTCAAAGTGCGCGTTCGCGCGGCCGAGGACTGCAAACTTGGCGAACAGCGCGTCCGCCTGCGGGCGAAGACCGGGCTCTCGGATGTCGCGACGTTCGTGGTCGGACCGTACCCGTCGGTCGACGAAAAAGAACCGAACAACGACTTCGAGGCGCCACAGCAAATCGATCGCAACATCACGATCCACGGCGTCGCCAATCGGGAAGATGTCGACTACTTCGTCATCGATGCGGCCGAGGGGGAGCGTATTTCGGTTGAGGTCGAGGGCGTCCGCCTCGGCAGTCGAAATTTCTTCGACCCGTATGTCGCCATCTTGGATGAAGATCGTTTCGAACTGGTTGTCGCCGATGATACGCCGCTCGTGCGGCAGGATGCGGTCGCCTCGGTCATCGCACCGAAGGACGGTCGCTACATCATCGAGATGCGCGAGAGCACCTATCGCGGTCGCGGCGATTCCTACTACCGATTGCACGTCGGAACGTTCCCTCGCCCGACGGCGGTTTACCCACCCGGCGGTCCGCGGGGCGGGTCGATCGACCTGCGATTTATCGGCGATCCCTCCGGCGCGATCGAGCGAAACGTCACGTTGCCGAGCGAAGGAGACTGGACCGAGCTCGAAATCGCCGACGACACCGGCGTCGCCCCGTCGCCCCATCGCTTCCGGTTGGCAGACGAGCAGAACATCCTTGAGCAGGAGCCGAACGACGATCGCAAGCAGGCGACTCCGGGCGTGCTGCCGTGTGCTTTCAACGGGATCATCGAGAAGTACGGCGACGTCGACCACTTCAAGTTTTCGGCGAAAAAGGGGCAGCGATTTGACCTGCAGTGTTACGCTCGCCGCCTGCGTTCGCCGCTCGATCCGGTCGTCAACGTATACCGCCTCGAAAACGGGCAGGGCATCAAGGGAAATGATGACCAGCGCGGTCAGCTCGACAGCGGTTTCGACTTCCGCGTGCCCGAAGACGGTGAGTACGTGATCCGCGTGCGAGATCACCTCGGCCGCGGTGGCAAGAATTTCGTGTACCGCATCGAGTTCGTCGGCGGTGAGAAGTCGATTTCTTTTGGCTTCCCGCAATACAGCCGCTACGGACAAGAGCGACACTACATGACGATTCCCCGCGGCGGTCGGTTGGCGAATATCTTCAACGCCCGTCGCAGCGGGATCGGTGATGGGGTCGCGTTCAACTTCGAGGGCCTGCCGGAAGGCGTCACCGCCGTCGAGCTGCCGCTTTCCAAGGGTTCGAACAGCACCCCGATCCTGTTCACCGCCGCTGAAGATGCACCGTTGGGCGGAACGCTCGTCAATGTGCGTCCGAAATTGGCCGAGTCGGGCGAGGAAGTCGCCGGGGGATTCTCTCAAGGCGCGACGATGACGCGCGGCCCCGGCAATAGTTCGATGTGGAACATCTCAACCGATCGGCTCGCCGTCGCGGTCGTCGAATCATTGCCCTACTCGATCGAAGTGAAGCCGCCGACGGCTCCTCTGATTCGTAATGGACGGGTCAATCTGCCGGTGACGATCCATCGGGAGGAAGGTTTCGAGAAAGATGTCACCCTCGAGTTCCGCTACCGCCCGCCGGGTGTGAGCGCCCGCTCGAATCTGAAGGTGAAGAAGGACCAGTCCGAGGCGAACTATCAGCTCAGCGCCAACGGTAAGGCGGCTTTGGGAACGCATCAGGTATTCGTGTTCGCCCTTGCCGACGACGGCGGACCGACGATGACATCGTCGCAGTTGTTCGAAATTCAGATTGAAGACCCGCCGGTCACGGTGAACCCTCAACAGGTCGCCGCGGAGCAGGGGAGCGAATTGCTCGTCCCACTCAAAGCCGTATGGGCCGAGGGGGCCTCCGACAGCGTTCTCGTTCGGCTCAAAGGACTCCCGCACAGGGTGACGGCCGATGAGTTGACGCTCACACCGGGCATAACAGAGGCGGCCTTCACCCTCCAGATCGACGCGGAGAGCCCGACCGGGGTCCACAAAGGTCTGTTCTGCGAGGTCGAGCAAACCTTCGGTGAAGAAACGGTGCAGTATCGAGGCGGCGGAACGCACCTCCGCATCGATAAGCCCCGTAAGCCGAAGCCGGAGAAAAAGCCGAAGGCTGAGTCTCCCCCGAAAGAAGAGGCTGCTCCCAAGAAAGAGCCGCCCAAGAAGCCGCTGTCTCGACTTGAACTGCTCCGGCAGCAAGCCGAGGAAAATCGCACGCAGGACTGA
- a CDS encoding ABC transporter ATP-binding protein — MTDYAIKVEGLSKRYRIADTQEKKSYRSLREDLVEGAQNIFRGASKRHDFWALKDVSFEVKPGEVVGVIGRNGAGKSTLLKILSRITDPTEGRVHLKGRVGSLLEVGTGFHPELTGRENIYLSGTVLGMTRAEIKRKFDEIVDFAGIEEFLDTPVKRYSSGMSVRLGFAVAAHLEPEILIIDEVLAVGDAEFQKRCLGKMGEVAESGRTVFFVSHNMGAVTRLCASAILIAAGQVVTLGPTSQVVNQYASSGRHEELSMSLVDAKRFRFSNFKFANVRISSSQQGDRASLSCSRPARFELDLVSNDQMPKRNVRVTIQVSDQSGSPVAVLDTKIACENFLELTPPCTVCCDAQSLNFTPGNYIASLYLVVNGIQSDVMLDAFSFTVEADAFFPSGLLPDRTKHGPVLISQNWHVIGK, encoded by the coding sequence ATGACCGACTACGCGATCAAAGTCGAAGGCCTCTCCAAGCGGTATCGCATCGCCGATACGCAGGAGAAAAAGAGCTATCGCTCCCTTCGCGAAGATCTCGTCGAGGGTGCCCAAAATATTTTCCGCGGAGCGAGCAAAAGACATGATTTTTGGGCCCTCAAAGACGTCAGCTTTGAAGTCAAGCCGGGCGAGGTCGTGGGTGTCATCGGCCGCAACGGCGCCGGCAAGAGCACCCTCTTAAAAATTCTCAGCCGCATCACCGACCCGACCGAGGGCCGCGTCCACCTCAAAGGACGCGTCGGCAGCCTGCTCGAAGTCGGCACCGGCTTTCATCCCGAACTGACCGGCCGCGAGAACATCTACTTAAGCGGCACCGTCCTCGGCATGACCCGCGCCGAGATTAAACGCAAGTTCGACGAAATCGTCGACTTCGCCGGCATCGAAGAATTCCTCGACACCCCTGTAAAACGCTACAGCAGCGGCATGAGCGTCCGCCTCGGCTTCGCCGTCGCCGCCCACCTGGAACCCGAAATTTTAATTATCGACGAAGTCCTCGCGGTCGGCGACGCCGAGTTCCAAAAACGCTGCCTCGGCAAAATGGGGGAGGTGGCCGAAAGCGGGCGAACGGTATTCTTTGTCAGTCACAACATGGGGGCTGTAACCCGCCTATGTGCTTCTGCCATCCTTATTGCTGCAGGACAAGTCGTCACGCTTGGCCCAACTTCGCAAGTAGTGAACCAGTATGCGAGTTCGGGACGACATGAAGAACTCTCAATGAGCTTAGTGGACGCTAAACGTTTTCGATTTTCGAACTTCAAATTTGCAAACGTTAGGATCAGTTCATCACAGCAAGGCGACCGCGCATCTCTTTCCTGCAGCCGCCCTGCTCGTTTCGAACTCGACCTAGTTTCAAATGACCAGATGCCAAAGCGAAACGTCCGAGTGACCATCCAGGTCTCTGACCAAAGCGGATCGCCTGTGGCTGTCCTCGACACGAAGATCGCCTGCGAAAATTTCTTGGAGCTTACACCGCCATGCACGGTATGCTGCGATGCTCAATCTCTGAATTTTACACCCGGAAATTACATTGCCTCGCTATATCTCGTGGTCAATGGAATTCAATCCGACGTGATGCTTGATGCCTTTTCCTTCACTGTCGAAGCCGACGCCTTTTTCCCCTCGGGTCTCTTGCCCGATCGAACCAAACATGGCCCGGTGCTCATCTCGCAGAATTGGCACGTGATCGGTAAATAG
- a CDS encoding ABC transporter permease, whose product MTDSTQFAEPPTEAPVAADVSGKEADANVVETVIAPRRAWQLIDVAELWRYRDLFLLLAWRDVSVRYKQTFLGIAWAMLRPALLMIVFTVFVAPAIGADSATTGYPAFVYCGMLLWTMFSTALSSASESVVGAERLITKVYFPRLLIPFAAAAPAVVDFAVGSLLMVGLLIAYGIVPSVTILLSPLPILAAALLAMSIGCLLAALNVVYRDVRYAIPFLIQAGLFATPAIYLPAITAPTEASTEIATPAERPQPLKSTSGLRYWATTLNPMNGFVDFFRATLTGSPLPWQSFGIGCATIAVIVPVSAIIFRRFESSFADLI is encoded by the coding sequence ATGACCGATTCCACTCAATTTGCCGAACCGCCGACGGAAGCTCCCGTCGCGGCTGATGTTTCCGGCAAGGAGGCTGACGCCAACGTAGTCGAAACCGTGATCGCGCCGCGGCGGGCGTGGCAGTTGATCGACGTCGCGGAACTTTGGCGATACCGCGACCTGTTTCTGCTGCTTGCCTGGCGAGACGTTTCGGTTCGCTATAAGCAAACGTTTCTGGGCATTGCCTGGGCGATGTTGCGGCCGGCACTACTGATGATCGTCTTCACGGTTTTCGTCGCCCCCGCGATTGGGGCCGATTCAGCCACGACCGGTTATCCGGCATTCGTCTACTGCGGAATGTTATTGTGGACCATGTTCTCCACTGCGCTGTCGAGCGCCTCCGAAAGCGTTGTCGGCGCTGAAAGACTCATTACAAAAGTCTATTTCCCCCGACTGTTAATCCCATTCGCCGCGGCAGCTCCCGCCGTGGTCGATTTCGCCGTCGGCAGCCTTCTGATGGTCGGACTCCTGATCGCTTACGGCATCGTGCCCTCGGTGACGATTTTGCTCAGCCCCCTGCCGATTCTGGCGGCCGCCCTGTTGGCGATGTCGATCGGTTGCCTTCTGGCGGCTTTGAACGTTGTATACCGTGATGTGCGGTACGCGATCCCATTTCTCATTCAGGCGGGGCTCTTCGCGACCCCCGCCATTTACCTGCCGGCGATAACAGCCCCGACAGAGGCATCAACCGAAATCGCCACTCCCGCCGAGCGTCCCCAACCATTAAAATCAACCAGCGGGCTGCGTTACTGGGCGACGACACTCAATCCCATGAACGGATTCGTCGACTTCTTCCGCGCGACGCTGACTGGAAGCCCGCTACCGTGGCAATCGTTCGGCATCGGCTGCGCAACTATTGCTGTCATTGTGCCCGTATCGGCGATCATTTTCCGGCGGTTCGAAAGTTCTTTCGCCGATCTCATTTGA
- a CDS encoding DUF1501 domain-containing protein → MRGASNFSRRNFLHVGLCGGLGLTLDQFLRLRSAQADLKHYESVEGTAKSVIFIYLPGGAAHQETFDPKPLAPQEYRGPLGSIETSLPGVRFSEKLRETAKIADKITVCRSMTHGEAAHERGTHNMYTGYRPSPALSYPSIGSVVSHEFGPRKNMPPYICIPRQPNEFAGTGYLSSSYAPFSIGSDPASKGFKVQDLQLPNGVDDARFTRRRSMLDAVNSHLRERESSDAVSAVDTFYDRAYSMVSSPECREAFNLDAEPGEVRDRYGRNQAGARMLMSRRLVEAGARFVTMTYGGWDMHGNIEAGIDKQVPSLDQAFAALINDLDERGRLDETLVCIASEFGRTPKINPQAGRDHWPKVFSVVMAGGGIRRGSIYGSSDPTGAEPQDNPLTVADWAHTLYHCLGIVGDKELMAPGDRPIEIVDGGKLRNELLG, encoded by the coding sequence ATGCGCGGAGCCAGCAACTTCAGTCGCCGTAACTTTCTGCACGTCGGGCTATGCGGCGGACTCGGGTTGACGCTTGATCAATTTCTGAGGCTGCGCTCGGCCCAAGCCGATCTGAAGCACTACGAATCAGTCGAAGGCACCGCGAAGTCGGTCATCTTTATCTATCTTCCGGGAGGCGCGGCTCATCAGGAGACGTTTGATCCCAAGCCGCTGGCCCCGCAGGAATACCGTGGCCCCCTCGGCTCGATCGAGACGTCACTGCCCGGTGTGCGTTTCAGCGAAAAACTTCGCGAGACCGCCAAGATTGCGGACAAGATCACCGTCTGCCGCTCAATGACTCACGGCGAAGCCGCCCACGAGCGCGGCACGCACAACATGTATACCGGGTATCGGCCGAGCCCCGCGCTCAGCTACCCCAGCATCGGAAGCGTGGTCAGCCACGAGTTCGGTCCCCGCAAGAATATGCCGCCTTACATTTGCATTCCGCGGCAACCGAATGAATTCGCCGGCACCGGCTATCTCAGTTCGTCATACGCCCCGTTCAGTATCGGGTCCGACCCGGCGAGCAAGGGCTTCAAGGTGCAGGATCTTCAGCTCCCCAATGGCGTTGACGATGCCCGCTTCACCCGCCGACGGTCGATGCTCGACGCCGTCAATTCGCATCTGCGAGAGCGGGAATCGTCCGACGCCGTCAGCGCTGTCGATACGTTCTACGATCGTGCTTACTCGATGGTCAGTTCGCCCGAGTGTCGCGAGGCGTTCAACCTTGATGCGGAGCCGGGCGAAGTCCGAGACCGCTACGGGCGGAACCAAGCGGGTGCCCGAATGCTGATGTCCCGCCGATTGGTCGAGGCGGGGGCCCGATTCGTCACCATGACCTACGGCGGCTGGGACATGCACGGCAACATCGAGGCCGGCATCGACAAGCAGGTGCCGTCGCTTGATCAAGCGTTCGCCGCGTTGATCAACGACCTCGACGAACGAGGCCGGCTCGACGAAACGCTTGTGTGCATCGCGAGCGAATTCGGACGCACGCCGAAGATCAACCCGCAGGCAGGTCGCGATCACTGGCCGAAGGTCTTCAGTGTCGTCATGGCAGGCGGTGGCATTCGCCGCGGCTCAATTTACGGGTCATCCGACCCCACCGGTGCCGAGCCGCAGGACAACCCGCTGACCGTCGCCGACTGGGCTCACACACTCTATCACTGCCTCGGCATCGTCGGCGACAAGGAACTGATGGCGCCGGGTGATCGCCCGATCGAAATCGTCGACGGCGGTAAACTGCGAAATGAGCTGCTGGGGTAG
- a CDS encoding WD40 domain-containing protein, with product MLKSLGRPLVAIASLVILPGLLLAEDNASTKPKAPKYTFDKHVKPIFRAKCAGCHNASDKIAGLDLTTYAGLMQGGGAGDSIEPGDASASYLYMLVSHESEPTMPPESPKMADDKLAMIREWINIGAPENASSKTKGPAKNAAFDFVAPSSGRPAGPPPMPERLSKQPVVTSERPGTITALAANPWSPLVAIGGEQQVVLYDAAKLEFLGILPFPEGSPEQLTFSTDGQLLIAGGGRGAYLGKVVVWDVKSGQRVMEAGDETDTVLAGELSPDRRFIALGGPKREVKGFAVEDGSLAYTITKHTDWVTALAFSPDGVLLATADRAGGLHLWEAWTGREFLTLEGHKEAITALSWRSDSNMLASSSEDGKIRLWSPSDGKKLKDFGAHGGGVSDVDFTRDGKLVSVGRDKTAKLWDANGKQLKTFPAFSDIALAVTSSDETGHVIASDWSGEIRVFNTEDDKEVDKLIPNPPRLESRITVAQAAESKATKYRESEEAKLESLLKDQSEWKTQESNLTRKIAELDKQKASATEKLSAQKMKLAAAEKAASEAAQKEKSLREAEPALKAALESLAAALKALPQDQDLTQVSKELEQKLGATRKSMAETASLQTAQKSIATAAQSAIKAAEDVVSKAEAAIPAAKQQLDGLRPKLAEVAKAVERQQAAVKLAETAAKAAGDELARWQDELAFASQK from the coding sequence ATGTTGAAGTCACTTGGCCGCCCGCTTGTCGCGATCGCAAGTCTTGTCATCCTTCCCGGACTCTTGTTGGCCGAAGACAATGCTTCCACGAAGCCGAAGGCGCCCAAATACACCTTCGACAAGCACGTCAAACCGATCTTCCGCGCCAAGTGCGCCGGCTGTCACAATGCCAGTGACAAAATCGCGGGCCTCGATCTGACCACCTATGCCGGTCTGATGCAGGGGGGCGGAGCGGGCGACTCGATCGAACCGGGCGATGCTTCGGCGAGCTATCTCTACATGCTCGTCAGTCACGAGAGCGAACCGACGATGCCGCCGGAGTCGCCCAAGATGGCCGACGACAAGCTCGCCATGATCCGCGAGTGGATCAACATCGGTGCTCCCGAGAATGCCAGCAGCAAGACCAAAGGCCCGGCCAAGAACGCCGCCTTCGACTTTGTTGCCCCCTCCTCCGGACGACCCGCCGGACCGCCGCCCATGCCGGAGCGGCTTTCGAAACAACCGGTCGTCACGAGCGAACGTCCCGGAACGATCACCGCCCTCGCCGCCAACCCATGGTCGCCGCTCGTGGCCATCGGCGGCGAACAGCAGGTCGTCCTGTACGATGCCGCGAAGCTTGAGTTCTTGGGAATTCTCCCATTCCCTGAAGGCAGTCCTGAGCAACTGACCTTCAGCACCGACGGTCAACTTCTCATCGCCGGGGGCGGCCGCGGGGCTTATCTCGGAAAGGTCGTCGTGTGGGATGTGAAGTCGGGCCAGCGCGTGATGGAAGCCGGCGACGAGACAGATACCGTCCTCGCCGGCGAACTCTCCCCTGATCGTCGCTTCATCGCCCTCGGCGGACCGAAGCGCGAGGTCAAAGGATTCGCGGTCGAAGACGGTTCGCTCGCCTACACCATCACCAAACATACGGACTGGGTGACGGCTCTCGCATTCAGCCCCGACGGCGTGCTGCTCGCCACGGCGGACCGAGCCGGTGGGCTGCATCTGTGGGAAGCGTGGACCGGCCGTGAATTCCTCACGCTCGAAGGTCACAAAGAAGCGATCACCGCCCTGTCGTGGCGGAGTGATTCCAACATGCTCGCCTCATCAAGCGAGGACGGCAAAATTCGGCTGTGGTCACCCTCCGACGGCAAGAAGCTCAAAGACTTCGGTGCCCACGGAGGCGGAGTCAGCGATGTCGACTTCACCCGCGACGGCAAGCTCGTCTCGGTCGGTCGCGATAAAACCGCCAAGCTGTGGGACGCCAACGGCAAGCAGCTCAAGACATTCCCCGCGTTCAGCGACATCGCCCTCGCCGTCACCAGCAGCGATGAAACCGGCCACGTGATCGCGTCGGACTGGTCGGGCGAAATCCGCGTCTTCAACACTGAAGATGACAAGGAAGTCGACAAACTGATTCCGAACCCTCCAAGGCTCGAATCTCGGATCACGGTCGCTCAAGCAGCCGAGAGTAAGGCCACGAAATACCGCGAGAGCGAAGAAGCAAAACTGGAATCGCTTCTCAAAGATCAATCCGAATGGAAGACGCAGGAGTCGAACCTCACGAGGAAGATCGCCGAACTCGACAAGCAAAAGGCATCCGCGACCGAAAAACTGAGTGCCCAGAAGATGAAGCTGGCCGCAGCCGAAAAAGCCGCAAGCGAGGCGGCTCAAAAAGAGAAGTCACTGCGAGAGGCAGAACCTGCCTTGAAGGCCGCACTGGAATCCTTAGCCGCCGCATTGAAGGCATTGCCGCAGGATCAAGACCTGACGCAAGTCAGCAAAGAACTGGAGCAGAAACTCGGAGCCACTCGGAAATCAATGGCCGAGACGGCAAGCCTGCAAACAGCCCAGAAGTCGATTGCCACGGCCGCGCAATCGGCCATCAAAGCGGCCGAAGACGTCGTCAGCAAAGCGGAAGCTGCAATTCCTGCGGCGAAGCAGCAACTCGACGGACTTCGCCCCAAGCTCGCCGAGGTCGCCAAGGCGGTAGAAAGGCAGCAGGCGGCCGTGAAACTGGCAGAGACTGCTGCCAAGGCTGCGGGCGACGAACTCGCCCGTTGGCAGGATGAGCTGGCGTTCGCATCCCAGAAATAG